One Cololabis saira isolate AMF1-May2022 chromosome 18, fColSai1.1, whole genome shotgun sequence genomic region harbors:
- the cep57l1 gene encoding centrosomal protein CEP57L1, translating to MEGNNHQYLDSPSKNSYIGSYYQPPDRIASVSRQLEFPAHPSVDISETASHPSGTTRNIDSKAVVDALKTLQQKIRRLELERKHGEQRHLQFSIGAQRHHQLASSHCQTTTTTSLPGTDNSAQKEVDEKLQSAEARCKILEKQLDYMKKMVENAKRGRSTLMENQASLQSQQTSRSSNRTQQEKLEKLESEYLKLSRTQTEAEMKLALLEQKLLKEEHERKLVQEKADELQRELDVNLRLPVQQTTTKNKTSKQDELASGSQRHKKVPFVAGTSTSPSHSVHANVQTILHMMKHHQPQLCERVSTLHRSGCGAKKNLRKEFSTSFTAFQKPGSLSVDQSLGSLSDLLLALQDELGQMSFEHQELERLLDATQHREQRDDLQRELERLVARMEEKGAQITKLRKHQHMVHQLTQSQSRDEDRTAKKPSGIRPPVPSPVKTKQKTKKSLTCNNLQLLRETQKFRNSLKQDDLFWET from the exons atggagggaaacaACCATCAG TATTTGGACTCGCCCTCCAAAAACAGTTACATTGGCAGCTATTACCAGCCTCCAGACAGAATAGCATCAGTATCAAGACAGCTGGAGTTTCCTGCTCATCCATCTGTTGACATCTCTGAGACTGCCAGCCATCCATCTGGGACCACACGTAATATTGATAGCAAAG CTGTCGTCGATGCACTAAAGACTCTCCAGCAGAAAATCAGGCGACTGGAGTTGGAGAGGAAGCATGGTGAGCAGAGGCACCTTCAGTTCTCAATTGGTGCTCAAAGGCATCATCAGcttgcatcatcacactgtcaaaccacaaccacaaccagccTGCCGGGGACAGATAACTCTGCTCAGAAGG AGGTGGATGAAAAACTACAGTCTGCAGAGGCACGCTGTAAGATTCTTGAAAAACAGCTGGACTACATGAAGAAAATGGTTGAAAATGCCAAAAGGGGGAGGAGTACTTTAATGGAAAATCAG GCATCACTGCAGAGCCAGCAAACAAGCAGATCAAGCAACCGAACTCAGCAGGAGAAACTGGAAAAACTTGAATCTGAATATCTTAAATTGAGCAGAACCCAAACTGAGGCAGAG ATGAAACTTGCTCTTTTGGAGCAAAAGCTGCTGAAAGAAGAGCATGAGCGTAAACTTGTGCAGGAGAAGGCAGATGAG CTGCAGAGGGAGTTGGACGTCAACCTGCGATTGCCTGTGCAGCAGACGACAACAAaaaat AAAACCTCTAAACAGGATGAGTTGGCATCAGGCAGCCAGAGGCACAAAAAAGTGCCTTTTGTTGCTGGAACA TCAACAAGTCCAAGCCATTCAGTCCATGCCAATGTACAAACCATCCTCCACATGATGAAGCATCACCAGCCTCAGCTATGTGAGCGAGTGAGCACCCTGcataggtctggatgtggagcCAAGAAAAACCTCCGTAAGGAATTTTCTACATCTTTCACTGCTTTCCAGAAGCCTGGCAGTCTGTCTGTGGATCAGTCGCTGGGCTCGCTGTCCGACCTGCTCTTGGCTCTGCAGGATGAACTCGGACAAATGAGCTT CGAGCATCAGGAGTTGGAGCGTCTGTTAGATGCAACCCAACATCGAGAGCAGAGGGACGACCTGCAGAGAGAACTGGAGAGGCTGGTTGCCAGGATGGAGGAGAAGGGAGCTCAGATCACGAAGCTCCGCAAGCACCAGCATATG GTCCACCAACTGACCCAGAGCCAGTCACGAGATGAGGACCGAACAGCCAAAAAGCCGAGTGGGATCAGGCCACCTGTTCCCTCCCCTGTAAAGaccaaacagaaaacaaagaaaagtttGACTTGTAACAACCTGCAGCTACTCAGAGAGACTCAAAAGTTCAGAAACAGCCTGAAACAAGACGACTTGTTCTGGGAAACATGA
- the cd164 gene encoding sialomucin core protein 24 yields MYPKVFFLAAALALIGGQISADSDGCTDLPCDKCGATSECQWVNCSTSLPASCRNMTMSNETCSNASCSAPTNETTTPAASTSLPPTTVPHTSVTTSNSTTTASNTSTTTVAPTQSTNTSTSTAALSTSTGTVPPSTTSSTPEKKSTFDAASFIGGIVLVLGLQAVIFFLYKFCKSKDRNYHTL; encoded by the exons ATGTACCCGAAGGTGTTTTTTTTGGCAGCAGCTCTGGCTCTGATCGGCGGGCAGATCTCCGCGGACTCAG ATGGATGCACTGATCTGCCATGTGACAAATGTGGAGCCACTAGTGAGTGCCAGTGGGTCAATTGCAGCACATCAT tACCTGCTAGCTGTCGGAACATGACTATGTCGAACGAAACTTGCAGCAACGCCAGCTGCTCTG CCCCAACAAACGAGACAACTACCCCTGCTGCTTCGACTTCCCTCCCTCCCACTACAGTCCCCCATACCTCTGTCACGACCTCTAACAGCACTACCACAG CAAGCAATACTTCAACTACAACTGTTGCACCGACTCAAAGTACCAACACCTCCACCTCTACGGCTGCATTGTCTACTTCAA CTGGAACAGTACCACCCAGTACCACATCCTCCACCCCAGAGAAGAAATCAACGTTTGATGCTGCAAGCTTCATTGGTGGAATAGTGCTGGTTCTGGGCCTGCAGGCTGtgatcttcttcctctacaaaTTCTGCAAGTCCAAGGACCGTAATTACCACACTCTCTGA